A region from the Arthrobacter gengyunqii genome encodes:
- a CDS encoding Ltp family lipoprotein: MSILAFSPTTSAEAKGGHVGGDGSRFYLNDVFSGSANRVFDYGNPGDSIYVGDWNGAGTDSLAIRRGNVFYVRHSNTSGPADKVFAYGNPGDEVYVGDWDGDGTDTLAVRRGNAFHIKNSVSTGVADKVIHYGNPGDSILVGDWDGNRIDTFAVRRSNTYFVKNSMSTGTADRVFAYGNPGDTVLVGDWNGDRKDTLAVRRGNTYFLKNSLNSGQADTVFAYGNPTDTVLVGDWNGDRRTTIGVRRVAAAAEGAGTISQQNALRTAKEYLEYSAFSRLGLIGQLEYEKYSTQDATWAVDRVSVNWNEQAARMANEYLRYTSFSRAGLIDQLIYEGFTPKQAEYGVSQTGL, from the coding sequence GTGTCGATTCTAGCTTTCTCCCCTACTACCAGCGCTGAGGCCAAAGGCGGTCACGTTGGAGGAGATGGAAGCCGGTTCTATCTAAATGATGTCTTCTCTGGCAGCGCCAACCGAGTCTTCGACTATGGAAATCCAGGGGATTCCATTTACGTTGGTGACTGGAACGGTGCCGGTACCGATTCGCTCGCTATCCGCCGAGGGAATGTCTTCTACGTAAGGCATTCGAACACCAGTGGCCCCGCCGACAAGGTGTTCGCCTACGGCAACCCAGGAGATGAAGTTTACGTCGGAGATTGGGACGGAGATGGGACGGACACGCTAGCTGTACGAAGAGGAAACGCGTTCCATATCAAGAATTCTGTTTCTACAGGAGTCGCTGACAAGGTTATTCACTACGGAAATCCGGGTGATTCAATCCTTGTTGGTGATTGGGACGGAAACAGAATCGATACATTTGCCGTCCGCCGCAGCAATACTTATTTCGTCAAGAATTCTATGTCTACGGGAACGGCTGACAGGGTTTTCGCGTACGGAAATCCGGGCGACACTGTTCTGGTGGGTGATTGGAACGGTGATCGGAAAGACACGTTGGCCGTCCGCAGAGGGAATACCTACTTCCTGAAGAATTCCCTTAACAGTGGCCAAGCCGATACCGTTTTTGCCTACGGAAATCCGACGGATACGGTATTGGTGGGTGATTGGAATGGTGATCGTCGAACGACGATTGGCGTTCGAAGGGTGGCTGCTGCTGCGGAAGGTGCGGGAACGATCAGCCAGCAGAACGCGCTTCGTACGGCCAAAGAATACCTTGAATACTCGGCTTTCTCCCGCCTCGGGCTTATCGGGCAGCTCGAATATGAGAAGTATTCGACCCAAGACGCGACTTGGGCCGTGGACCGTGTGAGCGTCAATTGGAATGAGCAAGCTGCCAGAATGGCAAACGAATACCTCCGGTACACATCCTTCTCGCGAGCTGGCCTTATCGACCAGTTGATTTACGAAGGTTTCACCCCGAAGCAAGCTGAGTACGGAGTAAGCCAGACAGGTCTCTAA
- a CDS encoding TerC family protein codes for MPELPVVFEVGTFVVLGLVLLFDLLLVVKRPHEPSMKEAGLWVGFYVGLALLFAGAMFVFTGPEYGSQFVAGWVTEYSLSIDNLFVFIIIMARFSVPRKYQQEVLMFGIIIALILRGIFIIIGAAVIENFSWVFFIFGAFLLWTAYKQATDNGEDEDEGSDNKLISKLRNVLPMTEKFDQGKIRTVVDGKKVFTPMLIVFITIGVTDLMFAVDSIPAIFGLTQSAFIVFTANIFALMGLRQLYFLLGGLMDRLIYLKHGLSVILAFIGVKLILHALHVNELPFINGGEHVGWAPEIPTFVSLAVILGTIVIATVASLLSPKAKAVQAVATLENALKVYRNLGEDAPHDERVEAYDKVAETYRAATTAAKDRNDVDLPEISDDARAEFRASNPRNQQ; via the coding sequence ATGCCCGAGTTACCCGTTGTCTTTGAGGTCGGCACCTTTGTCGTCCTGGGACTTGTCCTGCTGTTTGACCTGCTGCTGGTGGTCAAGCGCCCCCACGAGCCGTCCATGAAAGAAGCCGGCCTGTGGGTCGGGTTCTATGTCGGGCTCGCCCTCCTCTTCGCCGGTGCCATGTTCGTGTTCACCGGACCCGAGTACGGCAGTCAGTTTGTTGCGGGCTGGGTTACTGAATACAGCCTGAGCATCGACAACCTCTTTGTCTTCATCATCATCATGGCCCGCTTCTCGGTACCCCGTAAGTACCAGCAGGAAGTGCTGATGTTCGGCATCATCATCGCCCTGATCCTGCGCGGCATCTTCATCATTATCGGTGCCGCAGTGATTGAGAACTTCAGCTGGGTCTTCTTCATCTTCGGTGCCTTCCTGCTCTGGACCGCGTACAAGCAGGCCACTGACAACGGTGAGGACGAGGATGAAGGCAGCGACAACAAGCTGATCTCCAAGCTGCGCAACGTCCTGCCCATGACCGAGAAGTTCGACCAGGGCAAGATCCGCACCGTGGTGGACGGCAAGAAGGTCTTCACCCCCATGCTGATCGTGTTCATCACGATCGGCGTCACCGACCTGATGTTCGCCGTCGACTCCATCCCGGCCATCTTCGGCCTCACCCAGAGCGCCTTCATTGTGTTCACCGCCAACATCTTTGCGCTGATGGGCCTGCGCCAGCTCTACTTCCTGCTGGGTGGCCTGATGGACCGGTTGATCTACCTCAAGCACGGCCTGTCCGTCATCCTGGCGTTCATCGGCGTGAAACTGATCCTGCACGCCCTGCACGTCAATGAGCTGCCGTTCATCAACGGCGGCGAGCACGTTGGCTGGGCGCCGGAAATCCCCACCTTCGTCTCATTGGCCGTCATCCTCGGCACGATCGTGATTGCCACCGTGGCATCGCTGCTCAGCCCCAAGGCAAAGGCCGTCCAGGCCGTGGCCACACTGGAGAATGCCTTGAAGGTCTACCGGAATCTCGGGGAAGACGCCCCGCATGACGAGCGTGTGGAAGCGTACGACAAGGTCGCCGAAACCTACCGTGCCGCCACCACCGCCGCCAAGGACCGCAACGACGTCGACCTGCCGGAGATTTCGGACGATGCCCGCGCCGAATTCCGCGCCAGCAACCCGCGCAACCAGCAGTAA